The following is a genomic window from Mycolicibacterium sp. TY81.
GCTGCGGAAGAACTTGCGGACGCCTTCGGCGGCGGCGGTCGTGGTCAGGATGGCCGACGGCTTGCAGTCGTCGAGCACGGCGTGCAGGCGGCCGACGTGGCCGGGCTCCGACGGATCGAACAGCGGCACGGCGATGCGGCCGGAGTACAGGACGCCGTAGAACGCCACGAGGTATTCGAGGTTCTGCGGGCACAGGATTGCGACGCGGTCGCCCACCTGGGTCACCTGTTGCAGCCGCGCGGCCACGGCTTTGTTGCGCGCGCTGAACTGCGACCAGGTCAGGTCTTTGGCCTCGCCGTCACGCTCCGTGGAGAAGTCCAGGAACCGGAACGCGAGCCGGTCCCCACGGACCTTCGCCCAGCGCTCGACGTGCTTCACGATGCCGGCGCCGTCCGGGAAGGTGATCTTCCCGTTCTTGACGAACGGGTTGTGGAACGCCATCAAAATCTCCTGTTCACAGCCTGCCGCGCTGGTTACGTCGTATGCGGCCAGTCACGCCAAATCCCGGCAAATGGTACCGGGCAGTAGCGATATGCCACCCCAAGATGCCCAGTCAATGATAAGACCGTGCTCTTAGCTATCTCTTAATGTTAGGTGACGCGAATTCGCAGGCCAAATCGCCCCACCGGTTTTGTACTCGCCAGTAGCCAACAAGTGATGTCAGCCGTGTTTGGGGTGCGGCGCGTTGTCGACGAGGTCCTTGGCCCAGTTCAGCGTCCACTGTGTGGAGGTCTGGCCGTCGAGCGTCCAGAACTGCGGCGTGTTGTACAGCGCGTGCACCGGTCCCGCGGCGCTGCCCGACAGCGTGGCGAGCGTGCTGGGCAGGTTGACGACGTTGAACGCCTCGGTCGGCGCGGCGCAGATCAGGTCGCCCTTTCCGCAGATCTCGTTGACCCGGTCGTTGAGCGCACCGAAGCCGCCGACGCGCGGTCCCGTCATGTTCAGCCCGAGCATGCCGAGCGGCAGTTCGTGCAGCGTGATCTCGGCGCCCTGTCCCGGCGGGTTCGGACCGATGTCCTTGCCGACATTGGGCTGGCGCCGGCCGTCGGCGATCAACGTCACGCCGAGCACGAGGTCCTGGTCGATGGGACCGCGGCCGTTGCCGATGTCACTGGCGATGTCGCCGGCGATCACCGCGCCCTGTGAGAAGCCGATGATGACGAAGCTCGTCAGCGGGCAGCGGTTGTTGATGTCCGTGATGGCTTCGACGGCCTTCTTCTTGCCCTCTTCGCGGCTGTCGTTGTACGACATCTGATTGTCCGCGGCCAGCGGGTTATGGAACTGCGCGGTGTAGGGCACCGTGTACTGCGCCAACCGGTCGGCACCGAACTGCTGGCCGAGCGGGTTGCTGACGTTCAGCAGCAGCGCGATCGGGAACGACGGCGTCGGGTTCAGCGGGTCGAGCGCCCGTGAGGACTCCCAGGTGCCCGGGATCGAGATCAGCTGCACATCGGGGCAGTCGGCCGACTGGTACGCCGGCCGCGGCTTGGACGGCTTCGCGCTGGGACCGGACGTCGGCGGCTGCGCCGAGGGCGGCGTCGGCCCCGGGATCTCACCGGGCTGACGCAGCCACACCACGATCGCGAACGCGACCACGATGACCAGCAGTGCCACCGCACCCGCCGCGGCAATGGCGAGGATGCGATGGCGGCGGCGGCGATTGTTGGTGGCCATGTGGTGTGAGGTCTCCTGCGGGCTGAATCAAGCGGTTGCCATCCGAATCTAGTCAGCAGGCGTCACGGACTGGTCACGCCGGCGCGTTCCGTCGGCAAGATCACTCCGGTTGGGCTAGCGGATGACGCTCACCAGTTCGCCCGACATGGCACCGAGCTGACCACTCCAGCTGCCCCAGTCGTGCTGCGGGCCGTCGGGGAAGTCGAAGTGCCCGTTGTGGCCGCCCACGCTGCGGTAATGCGCGTAGAAGGCGCGGTTGCTGCCCTGCGCCTGGTCGCAGTAACCGATCATCGCGGCCGGGTCACTGCAGGTGACCGTCGACGGGCTGAACACCCAGATCCGGGTGTTGTTCTGGTTCAGCAGGCTCACGTGCACATCCGGGTCGTGCCACTTCCAGCGGCCCAGCTGCGGGGCGCCCCACATGCCGTAGGTGTCCACGCCGCCGAACTCACGCATGCCGGCGGTGATGGCGCCGTTGAACGTCGTCGCCGACGGGGTCAGGAAGCCCGACAGCGAGCCCGCGAAGCGGAACCGGTCCGGGTGGAACTCGGCCAGCGTCAGGGCCGCGGTGCCGCCCTGGGCCGCGCCGACGACGCCGTGGCCGTTGGGGGCCAGGCCCTTGGTGGCGGCCAGATAGTCCGGCAGCTCCTGGCTCAGGAACGTCTCCCACTGCTTGCTGCCGTCCTGCTCCCAGTTGGTGTAGAAGCTGAACGCGCCGCCGGCCGGGGCGACCACCGAGATGCCCTTACCGGCGAGGGTGCCCATGGCGTTGCCCGCGGTGACCCAGTTGCTCACATCCGGGCCGGCGTTGAAGGCATCGAGCAGATAGACCGCGTGCGGGCCACCGGCCTGGAACGTCACCGGGATGTCGCGGCCCATCGCGGCCGAGGGCACCATCAACGTCTCGACACCCGCGGCGCGGGCCGTTCCGGTGCCCGTCAGGAGGCCGCCGGCGAGCACTACCGCCGCCGCCGTCGCGGCCATCGTCCGGAACATTGCCTGCAGCCCCATAACCAACCTCACCTGTCGTGATCGTCGAGCGTCCTGAACCCGCGTTGTAGTGAACCACATCACCTCGACGGCTGTCCCGGACAAAGGGAGGGAACGTTGCCAGCGGATGGGGTGATGTTCGGCTACGCCGCCGTAAACGACTGGCGGCGACGACCCGTCAAGGTCGCCGCCGCCAGTGCGAGTTGTTGCCAGAGGATTTACCTCAGGATGAGCGTGTTACGCCTGTCCCGAAGCACCCAGCACACGCTGCAGGTCAGGCTTCATGGCCTGCAGCTGCTGGCCCCAGTAGCCCCAGTCGTGGGTGCCGCTGTTGGGGAAGTTGAACACACCGTTGGTGCCACCGGCAGCCAGGTAGGTCTGCTGGAAGGTGCGGTTGGTGCGGATGGTCAGGCCCTCCAGGAACTTGGCCGGCACGTTGTCGCCGCCCAGGTCGCTCGGGTTGCCGTCGCCGCAGTAGACCCACAGACGGGTGTTGTTCGCCACCAGGGTGCCGATGTTCACGAACGGGTCGTTGCGCTTCCAGGCGTTGTTCGGGTCGCCAGTGGAGCCCCACATGTCGTCGGCCTTGTAGCCGCCGGCGTCACCCATCGAGATGTTGACCAGGAACGGCCACCAGCCCTCGGACAGGTTCAGGAAGCCCGACATCGAGCCCGCGTAGATGAACTGCTGCGGGTGGTAGATGGCGAGGGTCATCGCGGCCGAGCCGGCCATCGACAGACCGACAGCAGCGCCACCGGTCGGCTTGACCGACTTGTTGGCCTGCAGGTAAGCGGGCAGCTCCTGGGTCAGGAAGGTCTCCCACTTGTAGGTCTGGCAGCCCGACTTGCCGCACGCCGGCTTGTACCAGTCGCTGTAGAAGCTGGACTGGCCACCGACGGGCATGACCATCGAGATGCCCGAGCCGTTGTACCACTCGAAGGCGGCGGTGTTGATGTCCCAGCCGTTGTAGTCGTCCTGCGCACGCAGACCGTCCAGCATGTACACGGCCGGCGAGCCCGCGCCACCACTCTGGAACTGGATCTTGATGTCGCGACCCATGGCCGCGGACGGAACCTGCAGGTACTCAACCGGCAGACCGGGACGCGAGAAAGCCCCTGCAGTCGCCGTTTCACCGACGACCCCGACAAGACCGGGCAGCGCTGCCGCGGCAACGGCCGCAACCGCCATCCGGCGCGGCATGGCCTTGGCCATCGACCGCATCTTCCCAACGAAACTCATACCGCTCCCTAATCTTTCCTATGACGGCGTACGGACAACCCTCATCACCGCCTCTGCCGTTGAGGTGACGATCAGGCCGGGCGCACACGCCCGAGTGGTTATCGCCGCATGGTTCCCCGGCGTTACCTACGCTTCAGACCGTGCCAGCGCTCATGCGCTGAAACTACGGACCGGTAGCCGGTAAGCCAGTGTAAGGGGTCGACAGCCTCGGAGGCACATCGAGCTTGCACCTGTACAACTCGTATAACGGCACGCGATCGATCCGGTAACGCGTAAATGTGAACGCGTGTACCAGATTTGACATGAAGCGGTGAACGCCCATCGGGGCGCGCACCGAGCTCAGCATCGTCTCGGTCTCCGGGCATGTCAGCGCGACCGCTGCTTGGGCCACCCAGTCCTCGTCGAGATACGTCGGAATCCACGGGCGCTTGCGCAGGAACGGCCCCTCGGCCACCGCCCAGTCCGGGAACAGATCCTTGTCGTGACCGATGCGCGCGTCGTCCAGCCGTGCCGTGTGCGCGGCCAGCGGGTTGGCCAGCCCGATCTGGTCGATCACCCGGACCTCGAGCGGCAGGTTCATGCCCATCATGCCCAGGTTGGTGAAAAAGACTGTGTGTGGACCTTTTTCGAACCAGTTCGGCGGCGGCGGCGACGTCGGGTCCGGAACCGGCGGCGGCATGGCCGGAACCACGTCCCACTGGTCGTAGTTGCCCGACGGCAGCAGCAGCGCACCGACCGGGGTGTTGTCGATGGCCGCCAGCACCGCTCGCATGCGCGGGTAGTCCAGGTAGTCCGCGGCCGTCAGCGGATGCGCATGCCCGGTGGCCTGCGAATAGAAGCGCCGTTCGTCGACGATTCCCGAGTAGGTCACGCGGGTGGCGTCGTATCCGAGGCCCGGCGAGTTGGCCGCCCACAGCGACCAGCCGACCACCGCCAGCCACAGGGCCGCCGTCGTGCCGGCCAGCGCGTAGCCGACCTCGCGGGCGATGTTCTTGCCGTCGGGAAGCACGATCGGAATCACCGCAACCGGGATGACCAGGCAGAACAGCGGAACCAGCAACACCCGGCCGTGCATGAAGTCGCCGCCCTGACGCAGCCAGTACAGCCCCTGCACCAGGCCGCTGCCGGCCATGAAAATCACTACGGCAGTGGGACTTTGAACCCGGCGGGCCAGCGAGCTGTAGCCGCGCGGGGCCGTCTGGCCCCACCAGGGCCGGCTGTGAGTGACGAACAACACAATCGCCAGCGCCACGGTCAGCACCGCGGGGATCCACAACAGGTAGGGCCGGTTGAAGTTGCCGAGGTAGACGAACCCCTGCTGCCACTTGGAGCCGGTGGCGTCCTTGGCCAGCGCGGTGATGGGCACCAACAGGCCGTAGTAGCCCATCCGGAAGATCTCGTAGGCGATCGGGAGCAGGCCGCCGGCCACCACGATGACGAGGCGGCGGCGCCGGCCCCGGGCCGCGACCAGTTGCATGACGAGGGCCACCCCGCCGATCAGGGCGAGTTCGGGCCGCACCAGGACCGACAGGCCGGCCAGACAGGCCAGGGCGCCGTCGAACCGGGCGCTGGTGGCGTTGGCATCGGCTTCGCGGGCCTCGGGCGGGGCCACGGCCAAGGCCTGCGACCAGCACACCATCATCCACCAGAGCAGCCCCAGGTAGGCCATGATCAGGCCGTTCTCCAGGCCCGACGTCGCGAAGTCACGCGCCGGCGGCACGGCCATGTAGACGAGGGCGCCGGCCGGCACCAACAGCGCGCGACGCCCCCGCAGTCCGGGGGCGTACAGCCGGCCGGTGCCGAGCATCGCGAAGACCAGGCCCGCCACGCTCAGCGTCAGCGCCAATGCCAGGACCACGTACTCGAGCTGCACCGAGCCGCCGATCCAGGCCCCGAGGGTGACCAGATAGGTCCACAGCGTCGACGTGTTGGACTCGACGCGCTCACCGACGTTGAAGACGGGACCGTTGCCGGCCAACAGGTTTCGCACCGTACGCAGCACGATGAGGCCGTCGTCCGCGATCCACCGGCGCTGCCAGGCGCCCCAGCCGAACAACGCGGCAGACACCGCGACGCTCAACCACAGGCTGATCCGCGCGGCCCGGCCATACGGGAAGACCGGCCCGCGCAGCAATTGCCGAGCGGGCGAGTCGATCACCGGACCAGTCCGGGCAGAATCGCGGCGACCAGCGTGGCGACCAGGGCGACGCCCAGCAGCTGCAACACGCGGTCGTTCAGCACGATCTCCTCGGGTTCACCCGCTGCTCCGCTGTCGACATCGACGGCGTAGCGCAGGATCGCGACGGTGAACGGCACCATCGACACGGCGAACCACGGGCCCTTGTTGCCCTCGAAGGCCCACAGGCCGTAGCAGAGCACCACGGCCGTCGCCGACAGCGTCCAGACGAACCGCAGGTAGCTGCTGGTGTAGGACTCCAGCGCCTTACGGATCTTGGCGCCGGTGCGTTCGGCGAGTTGCAGTTCGGCGTAACGCTTTCCGGCCGACATGAACAGCGAGCCGAACGCGAACACCAGCAGGAACCACTTGGACAGCGGGATGCCGGCGGCCGCGCCACCGGCGATGGCGCGGATCAGGAATCCCGACGAATTGATGCAGATGTCCAGCACCGCTTGATGTTTCAGACCGAAGCAGTAAGCCAGCTGCGTCGCGAGATACACCGCCATGACGATCGCCAGGCTGGGCGTGAGCCACCACGAGATGGCCAGCGAGCCGACACCGAGCACGACGGCCAGCGAGTAGGCCAGCTGTACCGAGACGACACCGGCGGCGATGGGCCGGTATTGCTTGGTCGGGTGGACCCGGTCGGCCTCGACGTCACGGGCATCGTTGATGAGGTAGATACACGACGCGGCCATACAGAACACCACGAACGCGACACCGACGGCCTTGAAAACCTCGCTGTAGCTGTAGTGGGCCCCGACGCCGAGCGACGCCAGCGGTGCGGCCAGAACCAGGACGTTCTTCACCCATTGCCGCGGCCGCAGCGCCTTGACGATGCCGGCGGCCAGATTCTTCGGCGGCCCCAGCTCCTGCGTCTGTTCGGTCATACCCCAGCCTTCGGTTCGCGCTTGGCAGTTCGCTCCGAAACCGCCCCGACTGATTCGGCGACCACGGTTCCCACCACGACACCGGTGAGCACATCACTGGGGTAGTGCACGCCGAGAACCAAGCGGGACAACGCCATCGGCGGTACCAGGAACCACGGCAGCGACAGGCCCGTGGCCCGGCCGATCAGGATCGCGGCGGCGGTCGTCGACGTCGCATGCGCCGACGGGAAGCTCAGCCGGCTCGGGGTGCCGACGTTGACGGCGATGGCCGGGTGCTGCGGGCGTTCGCGCTTCACCACCCGCTTGATCAGGACGGCGGCCGCATGGGCGAGGAACGTGCCGACACCGGCCGTCACCCAGGCCCGGCGGCGCTGCGGCTGCAGCAGCGCGCCCAGACCGCACACGGCGAACCAGCCCAGGCTGTGCTCACCGAAGTACGACAGCGCCCGGGCGCCGGCAAGGACGCCGGGACGACCGGTCAGCGCGGACTGGACACCGACCAGGATGGCGTCCTCGCCGCGCGGCGCACTGGCGATGGCATCACCCTCGATACCTTCGAGGCTCACCGGGCACCAGCCGACTCGGGCTGGGAGGCCAGCAGCACGGTCTCCCACTTTTCCTTGCTCGTCAGCTCCGGCAGGGCGTTGCGGTACACCTTCCGCATGCGGTTGAACTTGCGGACCAGCAGCGCCTGACGCTTGAGCGACTCACGCAGCAACTCGAACATCTTCTCGCGGTCGCGCTGGCGGTAGACGACACCGCGGCCGTCGGCGGTGGTGACGGTGACACCGTCGACCATGCACAGCGAGAACCAGCGGGCATCCTGCGTCGCGACGTTGATCTGCGGCCGCACATGGTGTTCCGGGTCGTGCGGCTTGAGCTGGTTCACGACGCCGCGGGTGAGCCGGACCGCGATGGCGGGCAAGCTGGTGGGAATCTTGACCTTGCGGCGCCACTTCTTGTCCGACGGCGCGGGCAACGAGGTCGCGCTCTCCAGCACCACCGCGTCCGGGTACTCGGCACGCATGGCGCGCACCTCGGGCAGCGCGGACTCGAGGATGGTGAACAGGTTGTCCGGCCCGGCGAGGAAGTCGTCCATCGCCCGGTTCTGGATGGCCACCGTCGAATACTCAAGGCACAGAAGGTGTTTCATGGTCGCCTTGAAGTGGCTCGCCACCAGGCCACGGATGTTGCCGTCCCAGTGCAGCGCCGCCACGACGAGGCGGTTGCGCAGGTGGAAGTACGCCTGCCAGTCGATGGCGTCGTCCTTGTCGCTCCACGCCATGTGCCAGATCGCCGCCCCCGGCAGGGTCACCGTCGGGTAGCCGTGCTCGCCGGCACGCAGGCCGTAGTCTGCGTCGTCCCACTTGATGAACAGCGGCAGCGGCTGACCGAGTTCCTCGGCCACCGCGCGCGGGATCATGCACATCCACCAGCCGTTGTAATCGACGTCGATGCGGCGGTGCAGGATCCGGCTGCGGTACTCCTCCTCGTCGGCGAGGGGGTACTTCGCGAAGTTGTGGTCGTACTCGGCGTTGATGGCGTGCGTCCACATGAAGTTCGCCGAATCGACCATCTCGCCCATGACGTGCAGGTGCGAGGGTTCCTGCAGGTTGAGCATCTGGCCGCCGACCAGGGTCGGCGTCTTGGCGAACCGGTTGAACGCCAGCGCCCGCAGGATCGAGTCGGGCTCGACGCGGATGTCGTCGTCCATGAACAGAATCTGTTCGCAGTCAGTGTGTTTCAGCGCTTCGTACATGACGCGGCTGTAGCCGCCGGAGCCACCGAGGTTCGGCTGGTTGTGGATGGCCAGCCGGTCGGCCAGCGGCGCCGCGGCCGCCGCGAAGTCGGGGTGGTCCTTGACCTTGTTGGCGCCCTGATCGGACACGACGACCGCACCGATCACCTTGTCCACCAACGGATCCGACGTCAGCGCCGCGAGGGCGTTGACGGCGTCCGCCGGGCGGTTGAAGGTCGGGATACCGACGGTGATGTTCGCGCGGCCCGGCGCTTCCACGGGGGCGTACCACCCGGCGTTGTGCACCGTCACCGCGCTGTCGGTGGTGATGTCGAACCAGATCCAGCCGCCGTCCTCGAACGGCTCCAGGCCGATCTCGAACTCGACCACCGCCGGGAGGCCGTCCTCACCACTGGCGATCTCGCTGCCGCCCACGGTGATTCGCGCGCCGGTCGCCTTCGACCGGTAGACGTCGACACGGGCGCTGCCGGTCAGCTCGACGCGCAGCACCACCGACGTCAGGATCGTCCAGCGCCGCCAGTAGCTGGCCGGGAACGCGTTGAAGTAGGTGGCGAACGAAACCTCGGACTCCCCACCGATTTCCAGGGTGGTGCGGGTCGGGGCGTGCGCGCGCCGGGCGTTGGTGGACGACTCCTCGATGTACAGCTTGCGGACGTCGAGGGGCTCACCCGGACGGGGCAGGATGACCCGCGACAGCAGGCTCACCGCACGGGACTCTCCCGACGCCAGTGCGCCGGATGGGATGTCGCTCATGGTCTTCAGCTACTTTCTGCACCGGCGAGTGCCACGCCGTCACGAAGATGCGGCATCAGCACGTTGTCGTACATGTTCAGCGCACTGGCGATGGCCATGTGCATGTCGAGGTACTGATAGGTGCCCAACCGGCCCCCGAACAGCACCCGGTTCTCCTCGGTTTCGGCCTTGGCCCTGGCGCGGTAGGCCGCCAGGATCGCGCGATCCGAATCGGTGTTGATCGGGTAGTACGGCTCATCGTCGTCGTTGGCGAAGCGCGAGTACTCCCGCATGATGACGGTCTTGTCGGTCGGGTAATCCCGCTCGGGGTGGAAGTGCCGGAACTCGTGGATGCGGGTGAAGGGCACGTCGGGATCGTTGTAGTTCATGACGGGCGTGCCCTGGAAGTCCCCGATGGGCAGCACTTCCATCTCGAAGTCCAGGGTGCGCCAGCCCAGCCGCCCCTCGGAGTAGTCGAAGTAGCGGTCGAGCGGGCCGGTGTACAACACCGGCGCGTCGGGGTTCTCGGCCCGCAGCCGGTCGCGCACGTCGAACCAGTCGGTGTTCAGCACCACGTCGATGCGCTCGTCGGCGGCCATGTTCTCCAGCCAGGCGGTGTACCCGTCGACCGGCAGACCCTCGTAGGTGTCGTTGAAGTAGCGGTTGTCGAAGTTGTAGCGCACCGGCAGGCGGCTGATGATCGACGCGGGCAGATCCTTGGGATCGGTCTGCCACTGCTTGGCGGTGTAGCCCTTGACGAAGGCCTCGTAGAGCGGCCGGCCGATCAGCGAGATGGCCTTCTCTTCGAGGTTCTGCGCGTCGTCGGTGTTGATCTCGGCGGATTGCTCGGCGATCAGGGCGCGGGCCTCGTCCGGGCTGAAGTAGCGCCCGAAGAACTGCGACACCAGACCCAGCCCCATCGGGAACTGGTAGGCCTGGCCGTCGTACATGGCAAAGACGCGGTGCTGGTAGCCGGTGAAGTCGGTGAACTGCCGCACGTAGTCCCACACCCGCTGATTGGAGTTGTGGAACAGGTGCGCGCCGTACTTGTGCACCTCGATGCCGGTTTCGGGCTCGGCCTCGGAATAGGCGTTGCCGCCCAGGTGGTGACGGCGCTCGACGACCAGCACCCGCTTGTCGAGTTGGGTTGCCGCGCGCTCGGCAATCGTCAGTCCGAAGAATCCGGAGCCGACGACGATGAGGTCATAAGGGCCGGAGGACTGGGTCGCAGCGCCCCGGGAATCAGCGGAGGTCATCGGCGTTCAGGGTATCCGACAGAGGCCGTTCGGCCCGAAAACACCCGGTCGGGTCGGGCAGTGCGCGGGCCGGTCGCAATTCGCTCACGATTCCGCATCGTCACTCTAATCCCACTAATCACAGCTTTAACATCGATTGCGTCAGTACCGACGACTCAGCAAGCCAGCTCGAGCCGTACCCCACAGATTGAGGAGACTTCCGTGCCTAACCGACGTCGACGCAAGCTCTCGACAGCCATGAGCGCAGTCGCCGCCGTGGCCGTCGCAAGTCCGATCGCACTCGTGGCGGTCGCCGAGATGACCCCGGCAAACCCGACACCGCAGCACCGGGAATTCGTCCAGGCCGCGCTCGTGACCGACCTGCCCAACGAGGTCATGTCCGCGCTGTCGCAGGGCCTGTCCCAGTTCGGCGTCAACCTGCCGAACCTCATGGGCGGAGCCGCGAGCTCCCCCAGCCCGCTGACCGGTGGCCTGACCCCGCAGACCGGCCTGACCCCCGGCCTCGGTACCAGCCCCAGCCTGGGCACCACCCCCGGCCTGACCCCGCCGGCCGGCCTCACCCCGGCGGGTGGGCTCACTCCGCCGGCCGGTCTGACCCCGGGCCTGGGCACCACCCCGTCGACCGGGCTGACCGCGCCTGGCCTGACCCCGCCGACCGGGGCGACCGCACCCGGCCTGACCCCGCCGACCGGCCTGGGCGCCACCAGCCCGTCATCGCTGACCCCGGGCCTGGGCGCCCTGCCCAGCGCGGGTCTGACGACCCAGGGCGCGACCCTCCCGAGCGTGAGCACGCCCGGGTTGACCGCTCCCGGCCTGAACGCCACGGGTCTGACGACGCCGTCGATCAGCGCGAGCCCGGCGGGCCTCGGCACCGCAGGCATGCCCATGACCGATCCCAACGCGAGCCTGGGCCTCGGCCCGGGCCAGGGCCTCGGTGGCAGCTACCCCATCCTCGGCGACCCGTCGGTCGGCCTGGGTGGCGGTGACGGCCTCGGCCTCGGCGCGGCGCCGAGCAGCGGTGGCGGCGGGCTGATCAGCGACCTGACCAGCGCGGCCAACCAGCTGGGTGCGACGCAGGCGATCGACCTGCTGAAGGGCATGGTCGTGCCGGCCATCACGTCAGCGGTGAAGTCCGCCCAGGCCGCCCCCGCGGCAGCCGCTGCGGCCGCACCGGCACTGCCGGCCCCCGCGTGACATCTGTCATACACAACTGAAGACCTGTAACCGAGACGGCACCGCAGAAGCCACAAGGCTCTGCGGTGCCGTTGCGGCGTCTTGCAGAGAATTGACAGCCCAGTAATCCGTGTCGAAACACGGGTAACACCTGACACATACGTAACATTCGCGCTGTGCCGCGCCGTCGTCCCGCACCGTCAATACTGTTGTCCGCCCTGGCGGCGACCGTCGTGATGGTGCCGCTGGCCGTCAGCGGCATCCCCGGCATCCCCGGCCTGACCGACGACAAACCGTCCGCACCCGAGCTCCACACGCAGCCACTGGCCGGCGTCGGCGG
Proteins encoded in this region:
- a CDS encoding decaprenyl-phosphate phosphoribosyltransferase, yielding MTEQTQELGPPKNLAAGIVKALRPRQWVKNVLVLAAPLASLGVGAHYSYSEVFKAVGVAFVVFCMAASCIYLINDARDVEADRVHPTKQYRPIAAGVVSVQLAYSLAVVLGVGSLAISWWLTPSLAIVMAVYLATQLAYCFGLKHQAVLDICINSSGFLIRAIAGGAAAGIPLSKWFLLVFAFGSLFMSAGKRYAELQLAERTGAKIRKALESYTSSYLRFVWTLSATAVVLCYGLWAFEGNKGPWFAVSMVPFTVAILRYAVDVDSGAAGEPEEIVLNDRVLQLLGVALVATLVAAILPGLVR
- a CDS encoding glycosyltransferase, producing MSDIPSGALASGESRAVSLLSRVILPRPGEPLDVRKLYIEESSTNARRAHAPTRTTLEIGGESEVSFATYFNAFPASYWRRWTILTSVVLRVELTGSARVDVYRSKATGARITVGGSEIASGEDGLPAVVEFEIGLEPFEDGGWIWFDITTDSAVTVHNAGWYAPVEAPGRANITVGIPTFNRPADAVNALAALTSDPLVDKVIGAVVVSDQGANKVKDHPDFAAAAAPLADRLAIHNQPNLGGSGGYSRVMYEALKHTDCEQILFMDDDIRVEPDSILRALAFNRFAKTPTLVGGQMLNLQEPSHLHVMGEMVDSANFMWTHAINAEYDHNFAKYPLADEEEYRSRILHRRIDVDYNGWWMCMIPRAVAEELGQPLPLFIKWDDADYGLRAGEHGYPTVTLPGAAIWHMAWSDKDDAIDWQAYFHLRNRLVVAALHWDGNIRGLVASHFKATMKHLLCLEYSTVAIQNRAMDDFLAGPDNLFTILESALPEVRAMRAEYPDAVVLESATSLPAPSDKKWRRKVKIPTSLPAIAVRLTRGVVNQLKPHDPEHHVRPQINVATQDARWFSLCMVDGVTVTTADGRGVVYRQRDREKMFELLRESLKRQALLVRKFNRMRKVYRNALPELTSKEKWETVLLASQPESAGAR
- the glf gene encoding UDP-galactopyranose mutase codes for the protein MTSADSRGAATQSSGPYDLIVVGSGFFGLTIAERAATQLDKRVLVVERRHHLGGNAYSEAEPETGIEVHKYGAHLFHNSNQRVWDYVRQFTDFTGYQHRVFAMYDGQAYQFPMGLGLVSQFFGRYFSPDEARALIAEQSAEINTDDAQNLEEKAISLIGRPLYEAFVKGYTAKQWQTDPKDLPASIISRLPVRYNFDNRYFNDTYEGLPVDGYTAWLENMAADERIDVVLNTDWFDVRDRLRAENPDAPVLYTGPLDRYFDYSEGRLGWRTLDFEMEVLPIGDFQGTPVMNYNDPDVPFTRIHEFRHFHPERDYPTDKTVIMREYSRFANDDDEPYYPINTDSDRAILAAYRARAKAETEENRVLFGGRLGTYQYLDMHMAIASALNMYDNVLMPHLRDGVALAGAESS
- a CDS encoding alpha/beta hydrolase-fold protein; amino-acid sequence: MGLQAMFRTMAATAAAVVLAGGLLTGTGTARAAGVETLMVPSAAMGRDIPVTFQAGGPHAVYLLDAFNAGPDVSNWVTAGNAMGTLAGKGISVVAPAGGAFSFYTNWEQDGSKQWETFLSQELPDYLAATKGLAPNGHGVVGAAQGGTAALTLAEFHPDRFRFAGSLSGFLTPSATTFNGAITAGMREFGGVDTYGMWGAPQLGRWKWHDPDVHVSLLNQNNTRIWVFSPSTVTCSDPAAMIGYCDQAQGSNRAFYAHYRSVGGHNGHFDFPDGPQHDWGSWSGQLGAMSGELVSVIR
- a CDS encoding esterase family protein, whose translation is MSFVGKMRSMAKAMPRRMAVAAVAAAALPGLVGVVGETATAGAFSRPGLPVEYLQVPSAAMGRDIKIQFQSGGAGSPAVYMLDGLRAQDDYNGWDINTAAFEWYNGSGISMVMPVGGQSSFYSDWYKPACGKSGCQTYKWETFLTQELPAYLQANKSVKPTGGAAVGLSMAGSAAMTLAIYHPQQFIYAGSMSGFLNLSEGWWPFLVNISMGDAGGYKADDMWGSTGDPNNAWKRNDPFVNIGTLVANNTRLWVYCGDGNPSDLGGDNVPAKFLEGLTIRTNRTFQQTYLAAGGTNGVFNFPNSGTHDWGYWGQQLQAMKPDLQRVLGASGQA
- the zomB gene encoding flagellar motor control protein ZomB, translated to MIDSPARQLLRGPVFPYGRAARISLWLSVAVSAALFGWGAWQRRWIADDGLIVLRTVRNLLAGNGPVFNVGERVESNTSTLWTYLVTLGAWIGGSVQLEYVVLALALTLSVAGLVFAMLGTGRLYAPGLRGRRALLVPAGALVYMAVPPARDFATSGLENGLIMAYLGLLWWMMVCWSQALAVAPPEAREADANATSARFDGALACLAGLSVLVRPELALIGGVALVMQLVAARGRRRRLVIVVAGGLLPIAYEIFRMGYYGLLVPITALAKDATGSKWQQGFVYLGNFNRPYLLWIPAVLTVALAIVLFVTHSRPWWGQTAPRGYSSLARRVQSPTAVVIFMAGSGLVQGLYWLRQGGDFMHGRVLLVPLFCLVIPVAVIPIVLPDGKNIAREVGYALAGTTAALWLAVVGWSLWAANSPGLGYDATRVTYSGIVDERRFYSQATGHAHPLTAADYLDYPRMRAVLAAIDNTPVGALLLPSGNYDQWDVVPAMPPPVPDPTSPPPPNWFEKGPHTVFFTNLGMMGMNLPLEVRVIDQIGLANPLAAHTARLDDARIGHDKDLFPDWAVAEGPFLRKRPWIPTYLDEDWVAQAAVALTCPETETMLSSVRAPMGVHRFMSNLVHAFTFTRYRIDRVPLYELYRCKLDVPPRLSTPYTGLPATGP
- a CDS encoding cutinase family protein, producing the protein MATNNRRRRHRILAIAAAGAVALLVIVVAFAIVVWLRQPGEIPGPTPPSAQPPTSGPSAKPSKPRPAYQSADCPDVQLISIPGTWESSRALDPLNPTPSFPIALLLNVSNPLGQQFGADRLAQYTVPYTAQFHNPLAADNQMSYNDSREEGKKKAVEAITDINNRCPLTSFVIIGFSQGAVIAGDIASDIGNGRGPIDQDLVLGVTLIADGRRQPNVGKDIGPNPPGQGAEITLHELPLGMLGLNMTGPRVGGFGALNDRVNEICGKGDLICAAPTEAFNVVNLPSTLATLSGSAAGPVHALYNTPQFWTLDGQTSTQWTLNWAKDLVDNAPHPKHG
- a CDS encoding phosphatase PAP2 family protein, with amino-acid sequence MASAPRGEDAILVGVQSALTGRPGVLAGARALSYFGEHSLGWFAVCGLGALLQPQRRRAWVTAGVGTFLAHAAAVLIKRVVKRERPQHPAIAVNVGTPSRLSFPSAHATSTTAAAILIGRATGLSLPWFLVPPMALSRLVLGVHYPSDVLTGVVVGTVVAESVGAVSERTAKREPKAGV